From Sphaeramia orbicularis chromosome 21, fSphaOr1.1, whole genome shotgun sequence:
AATGTtgtgaggagttttgtcatagaaggtattgcttGGCTCCTTCTTGTGACTGGTCctaaatcatcccctagttcatctagaagttctaaaatggcattactGGGCAGCAGCGCCGGATTTATTTTACAGGTGGGAGGTCCGTGGGGGTtgttgaattgaatgactgtcaggtgcacacaattttgtcacactgtagccaaatgtcggtgtgtatttttaatcacaatcaaaaatgttcacatgagggtgaaaaatgcattctctgcatcttttTTCATCGTTTTGATGTTTCCTTCTTAACCAGCAATGTGTGCGCAATTATACACACAAACCGTTCGCACCTCCATTTGAGACGTGTTtaatatagatgcagtttctatgagcaaaattgcatTCAGGTTTGaaaaatcactttgcgtgtgctaaattaatatatttacattgtctcctcccagcacacgcataATTTCATGTAAATGCACCATATTGCATATTTATTGCATcaaacatactaactggatgcagatgtggtattttgcacctttgaaagacacaacccttagcgcgcactgttagtaaatcagtttgtacatttttttgcacgtGCAATGAGTTTGAACAcgtttttatacatgcaaacctttagtagatccagctcAAAAAGTGATAGTGACTTCCTGGCCTGAATTCTTGGTCTTTTTCCAACAGGTATCGGCTTCATGACCTGTATCAGCCTGGACCGATACCTTGCAATGTTGCATCCACACCGTTTACAGTGTTTACGGAGTGTGAAGGTGGTCCAGAGGGTCTGTTGTCTGGTCTGGGCTCTGGTATTCCTGCAGATCGCTCCTCTCCTGTTCCGCAGCATGCTGCATCAACACCAGGGAAGAAGAACCTGCATGGAGTACTTCAACTTCGAGGGCTCGCACTCAGCCCCTTATCTCCTACTCCTTGCCTGTACCGTCTCCTTCTGTTGtccactcatcatcatcatcggttGCTATGCCAAGATAAATCTGAAACTGCGAGCCGTGGCCAAGCAAAACTCTGTGACAGGACGATCGAGGAGAAATCACAGGGCCAACACTATTATTTTACTCATCCTTCTTACATTTATCATATGTTTCAGCCCATATCATCTCAACGTTATTCAGTTTATGTCCAGAAAGATTCACCATCAGCCCACATGTCAGGAACTGAGGGCCTTTAAGATGTCATTACAGGTAGGAACTGTggatatttatttcatttaaagcATTTCCTATTAACTTTCACCTTCAtaatcaccctttttttttttttttgcagataacAGTCTCACTCATGAACTTCAACTGCTGCTTGGATCCAGTCATCTACTTCTTTGCTATTAAGACCTACAAGAGGCGAGTGATGAGCCTCTTTAAGGATTATCTGTACGCTTCCGGTGCCTCCTCCAAAGTAACAGctgacaacagcagcagcaacacctGAGGGAAACCACAGCAGAGGTTACAATAGTAAACCTTCAGCAAGTTTGCAGACCTAGATATAGTTGCTCCTCCATGTGCTCTGGATGCTCTCATGTAAACATAAAAATGAACGTGAAATCTTTCATTCAAGACCAGCAGATCATGCATGCAAATATGTGGGTGCCCATGGAAAATGTGGAGTAAAAATATATCCTGAGATTATTTTAACCTgctacaaacattaaaaatataacaTTTGCTTGCTTATAAACATGTATATATAGTTCAGTATTGCTTCATATATTCTCTTTTGAATATTTTGGTGTGTCTTTTTGCTTTTCTTCTACTTATGACATTTGATATTGACAGGTGTTttccaaagttaaaaaaaaacaaaaaaagggcgTAATAGTGTTTTATGAAGCGTAGTATTAACGGAAATGTCCTAACCCAGATAAGGAGGCTCTACTCACTTTTTCAACACATGCAGTCTTAAATTCAGTACAACAGCAACTTTCACTTCCTTAATGTGGACGAACAAATGCACGAATCAAGTCATGTGGCAGCAATATTAATCTACGAAGCGGCAAAGCAGACATAGGAACTTGAACCTTGGACAGCTGGACTTCTGTTTAAGACAAACGTAAAACCTGTGAAACAGTGTTCCTGAAATATGTGTTACACTATGCAAGAATTTAGGGTGTGCCAAATCGAGCATGTCTTCTACATCTCTCTTTCATACCCACATCTGACTGCTGTGTGGGAGTGTAGAAATAACATCACCACTTCCTCACCTACCTTTCCTGCTCCCCCTCACAGGCCTCATTCCTGCTTGGTCCCATGTCTTGTGGTGAGGCTGCTGTTCGCATGAGCCTTACACATGTAAGCAGGTGCATGTTGTCTGTTTATAGTGCACTGTCTGCAGAGTCCTATAtttaaatttaacctttaacatttcctgggctttttttttttttatgatggtgCTTTTTGATTTTGCATCGAAATGTCTGTGTACAAGTGTATAAAACTGATTTTAACCATTACTGATGTGTTTTGGTTTTATTCTGCAACTTTTCTTCAGATTGAACAGAAACATAGAACAAAGAAACAACGTAAGACAccatttatatacattatttattagGGGTCCCCAGAAGGCATTAAGTGAGTCTGTCAGAAATTCTACTATTGGTTAGATAACAGAGCAACCTCACCTCATACTGTatgtattgttagcctcatagcgcaATAGTTTAAGTCATAttgttttcaggtcatagccaatgatgaaaaatgaagcagcagtgttaggagactgaagttacacagatatcacaatttgtctgaaaatatgacttgggcaatgatgctatgaggctaatgatatgacaCTTACACTCACTGGCTACAGGACTGACTCAACACTCAACTTTGCAACAGCAAACACACTGCTGcttataaagttggaataaaatatttttttctcccttcACATGAAATGATactaacaatgtgatttattcttgataaataatgtATAATTGGGACTCAATATCTAATCCTTGTACTTAGTCAGAGGTGATTACAGCTGTGCATAAATAGGAATGTATAAAAACTAAATTATtaaaactttatggacaacagtgtatttgCTGTTGCAGAGTCGAGTGTAAAGTCGGTAGCAAGTAAGTGTAAAATTCTGAAATATAAGAGTTGCTCTGTTATCTAATCCATAGGATAATCTCTGAATGTTTTGAGCGAAATGTAATGCTGTCTGGTTTGCAAACTTTATAAGTAAACTGATGCAACTGTAAATTCCGTTTTTTGCTGACCTTTTACTAAAGCAGAACCATGAGCATGAGTCAGGATACAAACATCACAAACATGTTTGTAATAGATTCATATCAACAAATGATGAAGAATGATGAAGTGTCTCCAAACCCTGTGATATTAATTCTACATATATATTTCgcactttatttatatatgtgtgtgtgtatatatatatatatatatgtgtgtgtgtatatatatatatatatatatatattagtgccgCTGTCAAATGAttgacatttttaatcagattaatcacagggtttttgtggattaatttagatacatttttcatttttaatctatatcaatcttgtttcatttttcataagcaaacagactcaagaaagtagggaatatatatgcacttaacatgtttattaaacaccttcaacagtttcaacaaaacaacttgaaacaactgttctgtcttgggttttttttgtcctcatatttccatccagagggccaatgtgctgtttagcatcttccatctttatgggttggttctgctgcctgtcacacaactgaacatttgcacatgcacaacactaactctacttggacaaactgccccaaatgtgttgccagagacgttcagagttattatgtgctgcagatgggttaattgcgttaaatttttaatctgattaatcatgatgatggattaatctgcatttacacacacacacacacacacacacacacacacacacacacacacacacacacacacacacacacacatatatatgttctTTTACTACACtttaacaaccacaacaacattgGAAGATACAAAATAAATGCATGTTAAGAACTCtcaaaactaaaaagaaaagaaaactgcttAGTTAACGCAACATAAAGTAACTTTTTAGTTCGATTAATTTAATGATTTTACCCGGTGTGCTTGTAAAAACCTCAGTTAAACCTCTCAGCTGAAGTATGTGCTTTAAGAAGTAGAGACA
This genomic window contains:
- the LOC115412860 gene encoding G-protein coupled receptor 183: MTGGMAVDNITMDSAEISPNQSSCDVFVYQRAAVVLFPIFYTVVFIISVCGNSLVLYVICKGKQKFNSTSIYLVNLALSDALFTLALPGRIIYYIRHFDWPFGDLLCRLTTLLFFANTYAGIGFMTCISLDRYLAMLHPHRLQCLRSVKVVQRVCCLVWALVFLQIAPLLFRSMLHQHQGRRTCMEYFNFEGSHSAPYLLLLACTVSFCCPLIIIIGCYAKINLKLRAVAKQNSVTGRSRRNHRANTIILLILLTFIICFSPYHLNVIQFMSRKIHHQPTCQELRAFKMSLQITVSLMNFNCCLDPVIYFFAIKTYKRRVMSLFKDYLYASGASSKVTADNSSSNT